Proteins encoded within one genomic window of Raineyella fluvialis:
- a CDS encoding tRNA (cytidine(34)-2'-O)-methyltransferase → MSCPVRILFHSPRIPHNTGATIRLAAITGAPLHLAGPLGFSMDDTHLKRAGLDYHDMANVTVHDDLEAAYDALLPARIIAFTAHATVRHTDVTYREGDVLLFGPEPTGLAPEVLADGRVTERVRIPMRPGNRSLNLSNATAIAVYEAWRQFGFPGAH, encoded by the coding sequence ATGTCCTGCCCGGTCCGTATCCTCTTCCACTCCCCCCGCATCCCGCACAACACGGGCGCGACGATCCGACTGGCCGCCATCACCGGCGCGCCGCTGCACCTGGCCGGACCGCTCGGCTTCTCGATGGACGACACCCATCTCAAGCGGGCCGGCCTCGACTACCACGACATGGCCAACGTCACCGTCCACGACGATCTCGAGGCGGCGTACGACGCCCTGCTGCCGGCCCGGATCATCGCGTTCACGGCGCACGCGACCGTACGCCACACCGACGTCACCTACCGGGAGGGCGACGTCCTGCTCTTCGGGCCGGAGCCGACCGGCCTCGCTCCTGAGGTCCTCGCGGACGGTCGGGTCACCGAGCGGGTCAGGATCCCGATGCGGCCCGGCAATCGCTCGCTCAACCTCTCCAACGCCACCGCGATCGCCGTCTACGAGGCCTGGCGGCAATTCGGGTTCCCTGGCGCGCACTGA